From Mugil cephalus isolate CIBA_MC_2020 chromosome 4, CIBA_Mcephalus_1.1, whole genome shotgun sequence:
GAACCAGATCATGAAGAGGCCCTGGTGCGGTGcgaatcattttcttttcccaggGCGCCACCTGATGGGTTCATCTGGCCGtggctgcaaataaataaataaataaataaataaataaaaggcaaataaagtaaataagatGTAACTACGCTAATTGAATAGAAAGAAGGTTAGACATTAGAAAAGTGGAATGAACACAACACACCTGCTGACAATTAAACAGACCATCAGTCCTGAACAGTAAGACAACCcacaacatttcatcatttggtacatttttcttacattttctctgtacatatatttttttctgtgtgtgttttatttaaatgtttgtgtaatttaCATATTATACGTGTGCCTCTTAAGCCGGGAGTCTGTAAAATTgttcacataatgacaataaagactcttgattcttgatttaTCAGCAGGTCCCGTGAAAGaccaaacaacaataaaattacaaaacgCACAAAAACCACTGAAAATATACATAGAGGTAAATAGGAGATGTAGAGATATTCTGTAtattagaatcagaattactttattgatcccagggagaaattactttttgtttcagcagctcctactcaaagtgtatcagtattaagaacaaagagcaatgtaggcaataggCAAGAATAGGTAAGTAAGTAgacaattatagtaagaatacacacatatatatactcagaacacatgttcacttatgcttatatatatatatatatatatatatatatatatatatatagatacatatatatatatatactgtccGCCacagttgttgctctataagaacattgaatatggggtattgcacagcaggaaattattgcacagaaattattgcacatggtgagtccagattaATACATAAGGAAATATGTATAAGTATATAGAAATAAGGAGAACATGAGTTtttgcacaatatcagtataaatatggttataaatatgggttattgCACAATAACATATATGGTGTGTTATGGTAgttaaaaatgctaaaattggtgactaaaatataattgctaagattaGCTTTGCCTCCACTTGACTCTCTTTTTTGCTTGTGATAAATGTTTTCAATGTTTGCGCACCTGCAACAGGTGGGTGCAGTACCGACCTCCCGCCTGCAGAGGCGCAGTTTCCCATCCCGACACATCTCCAATAACAGCGGCGCCACACgcagcggaaggaaggaagtcCGCCATTGAAGCTAACTCACAACGTGAGTGGTACGTTCGAAGAgcactggtttaaaaaaaggtgcaattttttttcatcatataCCTACTGCTGGTATATCGTTGTGGACATGGCGTACAGAGGACAAGGAGGACAGAAGGTCCAGAAGGTTATGGTGCAGCCCATTGTATCCTTTTCACCGCAGTGAGAGACACACGCGTTTGAATCAGTTCCTGCTGTAGCTTAGCGGCTAAGCTAACCTTTTTATCCACCGAGGGTGAAGCTTGTTGCTGGTCGCGCATTAATTAGCGTGAGCGGGTTTTTTAAAGAGGTGTGTGGTTTCGTGGTGCTACCATTCACTAGAAGTTGTTACCACGACGCATTAGTTCAAAATTTGTAGTAGTCCGTGTTCATTGGTTTGCTCCCTGATGTCCAGTGTGTAGACGCAGACGCCGTCTACTCTGGTGGTTTCTTCTTGTTCCTACACCGTCGTTTGCTTATATGCACGAAATGTTAAAGATCTACTCAGGAATTACTCAAGGTTTTTCCTTTAAACAGTCATTCAAGTAGTTTGATGCTCCCAAATATTGCCGTCAACCAGCTTCTCATTTAATGGTTGTATGACAATAGATAGTTGCACATCTAAATACATTGTCTGTGGCGGAATCTGTAAGCTATCTCAAATGTAGATAAACTACTTATTTTCAAAGCAAAACCCTGTGAAGAAACTGGACTGTGGCCATTGCTGCTactacatatatatttacacagaataatacagtatattatctctgtgtgtgtatatgtgtgtacatactgGTGCCTGGATTTCCCACgtgataaataaatgacctATTTGAATACAGGGGTAATTTAGGGTGTTTAAAACTTCAGACAACATCATTTTAAGATGAATTATGTCCATAAAGTCCGCTCCAGCCTTAAGTTTATACAGAAACTATGGCGGCAGACCCTAACAAACTTACAAATTATCATACCATAAGCTAAAAATGGTACGAATATACCACAACTTAAATAAACTtacagcactgtttgtgttttctaatCACCATGTACTGAAGGAGTAAGGTTATCGTGATTTTTAGAATTGTTGATTGTACAGAGGATGATATTATCGTAACACTGGTCGTAGCGAACATGCACCTCCACAGAAATCTGAGGACAACGCAGAcgacaagagctgtgattggtctggtTGGTAGTAACATGTTTCCGTTTTAGtttttctggctgcttctccgtctccacAAAGTTCGAACGTATTGTTTTAGATCAGTAATAATAGTCAAGGAAAGGTTgtagatgcaaacatttgtacgatagtgaaacaggaagtagacacactaaaattaacccgactgggtaaaaagacacagcgccgactagtgttgttacagagtgatgcacacaagtataaatgtctggCACCGGCGCAGGTCACGTGTGTAGGTACTATAAAAGAGCCTTAAGGCATAAGTGAGTAGCAGGGCGTGCAAGTATAAGACGTCGGGTACTTGATTTGAaatatgtttgtcttttctttatgtttgtgtcGTGTGTTTACTTTTGGTTGTTGAATTTCCTTGACTCTTTGTGTCAGAACCTGATTTTCAGGTACCTGCAAAATGTAagtagtgcatttttttttctccaatgtTTATTCTGATTTGGTTTGTTGTGAGACTGTTTTGAgataaaatattctttatttcatttcatttattcttccTGTCATTCCAGCGCTCACGGATCCAGGTGTGGTTGTATGAACAGGTGAACATGCGGATAGAAGGCTGCATTATTGTAAGTTCAGATCaaaaagaaatagtttgttttaatatatttctttctgtgttttttcctaTATACAATTGGGCATAACATATAACAATACAATTTCCAGCTGTAAAACTTTTGAACATGACATCCGAATTAAAGTACATAGAGGCAGGTGGGTTGTCTAAATATGTTTCTTCTGCAGTCTAGTTTATGCTTGTATGGTTGTAGGTTCACATTTATTGTATTCTGTTTCAAACCTTCATCCTAATATTGCCTGAATCATGTCCTTTGTTGGCTTCTCTGGCCTACAGGTGGACGTAGCATTGTCCTGTTTGTCTGACAGGccattaagaaaaacaaaaaacagatgaactTCTTGGAGTCATAAggctcttcatgttttctgctgTGTATTAAAAGTTGGGGACATTTTGTAATTTGATCATCTTGGAGAACCAGTAAAAATACAGTAGATCTGAATGTCTCTATCAATCcagttcacaacattttctactgaaaATCTCAAAAGGTGAGAGAGGAAATAATGTGGTAgatgactaaggatggactattttactgtgctgattaatcccacactagtagtaaaacaggctTGTGTGGTCCTGTGTTAACACTGCCTGCTCATTGGAAATCccgggacatttacagctcagagataagaaataaataaataaatgttatcaaaatgaaatgaagaaacagggtagttacagtttcatttgtcatatttattcatatgcctcctttattcatgtttaaactgctacatctgtaatgtcaatagcagtgtgaccggctaccgtaataactgtagtctgcgcgcaagtttatttctcattcataaaaagctaaaattggggacttCTACAGATGGGGGCAGGTCATCCAAAGCGggggctgtccccagaaattgggacacaagtcttctcgttctgccacttcatttttcggacctttccatcttcaccacgtctcCCAGTAACGTagtcgcaccatgcgtgtttagaagcgctacattggaagtggtccggtctgaaacggTGTCTCACAACAAAGTGTTGTGAAcgttgtgtaatcaaatacactggtatgccAGTATATTtgaaattcatatcataacaggGAAAAAACACcagtatttggtatgaaccggtataccgtCCAGCCCTACTGCTTGGTGAATCTCTTTGGAGCCACAACATCATGCATCTTGACCAGAAATGTTCTCTGGTGGACAGCAGGGATctcaaattctgaccctgttaTAACCGAACGGTCCTTCTGTTCACAAGAAAAGACTGTGGTATTATGCTTCATGCTACACTCATGTAGCACATGTTGTTGCAGCGCTTGGGCACTTTTTAATCAGTGGTTGAGCTGCACCTGAATGTCTCCTGTTTTATATTGGTTTGGCTCTATACTGGCAACAACTGAACGTACCTTTATAATAAAGCCCAGTTTAACTGATTGACTCACTGTTCTCTTACTGTCTTAGGGATTTGATGAGTACATGAACCTGGTTCTAGATGATGCAGAGGAAGTCCACATGAAGACTAAGAACAGAAAGCCACTGGGTAAGAGTGCTCTAAATTTGAGCTATATTGAGTTATACATGTGCAGTGTAAATGACATGTACCTTAATTCCAGTGTTAGATCTGTTGTACAGGAGATATTTAACTTCATCGTAGCAGGAAAAGCACATTAGTTAGTTGGATGGTTGGTGGAACTGAGCCATTGTTTGCTTTTCCTTCAATACAAAGCCAAAATAAGTTATGGGGTGTGGAGTTTTCTGCTAAATTATTCTGTGTTTCCAAAGAAACTCGATAGCTATGTGTGCTAACAAACATCAGGCTTGGGTGCTATGTTGTgtgcaataaaatattaattttttcattagtgtaaatttaatctgtgtgtgtgttttgtctggaAAGTTTAATAAGTTGATGAACTTCTTTCTTTGGCTGCTGTCAGAATAAAAGGGATATTATATTCTcccaaaatataaaaagtgcTGACAGGTTTTGTTTCTTCATGATTATTAAACAGTCATGGTTTCTGAGAATATTAAGGGAAAACTCCAGCCCCGAGTTTGTCTTGCACCgtcacacaaacatacattttaGTGCTCtgatttttctgatttttttctgtcaaaatgttGACTTACAAGTTAGTTTTTCCTGGTATCTTAAGCTCACTTTGTCAGagctttgctttgtgtgtgttcaaatgTGAACTGACAGTTTTTatctctctccatccatcctgtGGTTTTTCTGATCTGCCTCCATCTTCTCAGGGAGGATCATGTTGAAAGGAGACAACATCACCTTGCTGCAGAGTGTGTCCAACTAGGACGATGGAAATGAAGACCAAGTGTtttctattctttctttttttttcctctaaattttGAGTACGTTTGTGTTAATATGACATgaatattgtaatattttctttcttccttatggttccattttgaaaataaatttgttttttcttacaaGTGCCGCCAGTGTTCGTTTGTATCATTGAATATTTGTAGCACTCAGCTGCTTATTTGGGTCACTGGGCTGcattgccatctagtggcagacACTACAGCTGCAATATACCAACAGATATGTAGGTCAAACTCGCAGCTGCAAATACAGTACAAGGACGAAGTACTTTTATTAGAAGTACTAATGGATTTCTTTGTATTATGTTATTTTAGATGTGAAACATAAAGGGGAATCTTACTTTTTGTTgctatacacaaaaaaaaaagattaaactgCTTCAAAGGAAGATTGAGTGAAAGGTAAAGAGGGGAaacatggagaagaaaaaatcTATCCATCCTTTGTACAGTCTTACATGAATccatattacattttttttaaaactgtttattattttagtatcTCCAGATACTCAATTTAGAGTCCCAACATACATATATCATAAACTTCTTCCTCTACATACATCACTCCATAAAAGATCAACCAGACTTTTACCGTGGGCTGAAGGTGAAAGTCTTATTGCCCTTTTGCACATGTACTTTACCCTTTAATATACATATTGTATATCAGCCCAGTCATTGCACTacaacttttttcccccactacTCATCACCAGCTGCGTGTTTGCATTGCCTGCTCCATGTGCCCCTAATTGTTccctggggacaaataaagttttctgagtCTGAATTATATCGCGAGATGATGGACAAATTCCCTAgtatttaattataattttcaaaacctgaaatgtgtgtgttgtattcaGACAATCTCTGTTCCTCATTACATAAACTAAACAGAAGACTGAAatagttttattgtcattattattattttacctgtTTGCCCCATTTTGAAAGAAGCAGCGAAATTGATTAACGTCATGACGTAGTGGTTCTCTGCGCAACGTGTCCCTGTTCTGTTGACTGGGAAGCCCCTATCGCTGAGCTGCCAACGCCCGGCGCAGAGACACAAATAGAAGATACGGTacggtaaaaaataaaacaaatgacattattgtgttattatgcTATAActatatttgttttgtatttttttttgtttaaacgtGGTCAACATTATGTGTGCTGTACGCTTTGTGCTATtgagttgtcttttttttagatATGTCATTCAGCGACAGCATccgctaatgctaaccgctagccgCTCACAGTGTCTGTAACATTAGATCGGGCAGTTAATAAATCCCGCTGGGTTGTATAGTAGCCACATTTCAAATAACTCATTAATAGTGGGTTTCAGTGAGAATCCAGTAGTTATTCGACCTTAATAAAGTTAGTAAATTGCAGAATACGCAGCTGTGTGGTAGCTAGCGTTTAGCCGGTTGCCgagctgaataaaaaaaaaatgaatcaatatcGAGTGCGGTGTTaatttataaaatgtatttgccTTAAAGTGCCCTCCCGGATTATAGTTAAAACAGTGTAATGTTTGGGTCCCATAACGTTGGCTGGGTAGTAGTAAGTTTATATCGTTTTAAACCGGCCGGAAATTAGGCCAGATTGAGGCCAGGGATGTGGCCGACATAGAGCAGCTACGGCTAATGCCACAAGCTAACGATCTGTTGAGTAGTATCCATCTCTAAAGTGCGATGTACAAATGTTTTCTAGTACGCGATTGTTACCTGATTGTGACAATACCTCTGACTAATCGTGGTCGCCTAGTTGTACATATTATAAAATTGTAAGCACCTTGTCAGATGAAAAGCCCACTGTTGGATGGAGGTAAAGATGTGACCTCTTTGACTTGGAGAACTACATTTGTCAAGTTTCAAGCATCCAGTCATTTTCCATGTCGTTCCTGTGCTTGTGTGCATCCTTATATCTATAGTCCGGATGAATTTGGAATGAAATTGTGGGCAGCCATTGAGAAAATAGGAAACGCACACTGCTCGTGTTTAATGATGTAGTAAAGGGtgatgcaaaacaataataatcttGTTATAAAGAGAGTGCCTAATTGTGTGATGTTAGTAGTTATCTGTGGCTTTTGGTACCAGTATTAAAGCTGGCCTGGCCTCATAGTGCTCGCTGGCCTACAAACACATATGTGTGGATTAAGTCTGGCGGTATTATTGCAGCTGCAGGCACCCTCTGTTGCCTTTTGCCCTGGGCTTCATTCGTTGTTAAGCTTATGTTCTGTTGTCTTGTGTTGCGAAGCTGCTCCATGATTTATAGATCACATTATTTGCCCTGCAGGGTAGTATAATACAGCTTGTACACTGTTGTATGGTCATAACAGTGATCATTATACAGTGAAACTTATCGTTTTTTCAGTAGTTCAAGTGGGAAAATAAATCCACGAGACCAGGGTAGGGCAATTATTTTAACTGCtacctaataataataataaaaacaacaacaacaacaataagaatacatattatttgtgtgtgcctcaaggacactttacaTAAAAAAGTATTGGCATGTTGTTGATCACCTGAATGCCTATTTTCAGCCTATAAATTTTATGAAGTCCCCCGAAAAAATATCCTATGCAGAGCACCATGAAACAAATTTTAATTAGTGCCTAATACACTTAGTCAATTTTCTCTTCAGTTTTCTACAATAATTACACGTTCCACCCATGTTTATTGATGTAATTTCAGTTTTGTCACATTGCTAATCTGGTTAATACTCCACCATAagatatggagaaaaaaaactattttgtatGTGGTACAACTAAGTAGTTATAGCTTTGTCGACTTCTCTCAACTCGCAGCAGGCTGCTCTTGTAATTGTGGCTGCCCACAAttcttgtaaagcacattcaTTCGTAGCATGCAGCGTTACCAAAAGatctacatttccttttttcattctgTAACAGTTGTGTAATCAGGCTCAAGTCTCTGTACTGCACCGTAACTTCCACTAAATATTCAGCTGCCTAATTTGCAGAGGATTAAGTTTGGTCTATGCTTTGCAACAAATTCCCTCAGATTTACTTCCTTGGTGAGTAGCCCACAATGTTGCAAGCATGTATACTTGTGCACTGGTGGCATTGTTCTGCAATTATGCCACAAAAATGGCAGTCGGTGGcaagtcagctgtgttgagtggTTGCAACTTTGCAGCTCATGTTacttttagttactttcacTGAAAACACTTCAAAGCAGAAAACGAGGAAAGGCATCCGAGTAGATTATTTAGGAGGCAGAAAGAAGGAGAATTTACTGTTCCTGTCCAGCAAATGAGTGACAAGGATGAAAAGATGTGTTTTGG
This genomic window contains:
- the snrpe gene encoding small nuclear ribonucleoprotein E, with the protein product MAYRGQGGQKVQKVMVQPINLIFRYLQNRSRIQVWLYEQVNMRIEGCIIGFDEYMNLVLDDAEEVHMKTKNRKPLGRIMLKGDNITLLQSVSN